The sequence GATCGAAGTGGAGTTCCACGCCGAGATAGACGGCGAATTCTCACTCTACGACGCCCATGCGGTCGAAACGGAGATTCGCAACCGGGTGATGGAGCTCCCGGCCGTCGGCGACGTGCACGTCCATCTAGACCCGTCCGGAATCGGCGAGTGGAAGGACGCCCCGGAGAGCCCACCGGAGTGAGCGCCCACCCGGAGGCTCCGTCGTTTCGTCGTCGAATGTGCGGGAAGTTCCCGCTTCAGAAGTCATTTCCCGGTCGCTATCGTGAGCGACCACGATGGACGAACAGCACACATTCGACGCCGATGCTGCCGAATCCCTGGAAGAGGTCGTTCGCTATCGATATCTCTCGCGGGACGAACTCGTCGGCGCGCTCAACCCAACTGGTGACGAGGACGTGGTGGACCTCGGGAGCGGGACCGGGTTCTACACGCGAGACGTGGCTCCCTACGTCGGGACCGTTCGCGCCGTCGACCTGCAACCGGAGATGCACGAGCACTTCCGCGCCGAAGGGGTCCCAGACAACGTCGAGGTGGTCTCGGCCGGCATCGCGGAGATGCCCTTCGGGGACTCGACGTTCGACGCTGCCTACTCCACGATGACGTTTCACGAGATCGTCAGTGAGGCGTCACTGGCGGCGGTCAGACGGGTCCTTCGACCGGGGGCACGATTCGTCGTCGTGGACTGGTCGGCCGAGGGGGAGGGCGAACGCGGCCCACCACTGACTGCCCGGTACGGTCCCGAGCAGGCCGCCCAGCGCATCGAAGATGCGGGATTCGAGGTGAAAAACTGGAGTGGCCGACCGGAAACCTTCCTCGTCGTCGCGGCCGTTCCGACCTGATCACTCCTCTTCGAAGCGGACCGAATCGGGCTCCTGACCGGCAGCGTCGACGACCTCGTCGGAGACGAAGATGGGAGCGTCGACCCGCACCGCGATAGCGATCGCGTCGCTCGGTCTGACGTCGAAGGTCATCTCCGTTCGATTGCCGTCGTCGTACTGTTCGACGTCGAGTTTCCCGTAGAACGTACCCTCCCGCAACTCGTCGATGCGGACGCGGTCGATGGCCGCACCGAACTCGGTGAGCATCTCGACGAACAGGTCGTGGGTGAGTGGCCGCTCGAAGGTCTCCGGAGAGAGTGCGATCTGGATCGATTGTGCCTGGTCCCCCGTCACGAACACCGGTAGTATCTCGTCACGGACGTCGAGGAGCACGGCCGGCACTCGCTCGTCCTCGTCCGTCACGGCGACCCCCCGCACCGTGGCTTCGTGGTCCATACCTAGATTCCGGCGAGTACGACCAAAAAGGCTTGCTAGATGTCGGCTCGTCGATATAGTGGGACGGTCACTGATTTCGGTCCCGTTCAGCACGGAGTTCAGCTACCAACTGTTCCGTGGCTCGTCTCACGGCGTCGTCGCTCGTTTCGGTCGGCTCCCAGCCCAGGTTGGAGAGTTTCTCGGTCGCGAGTCGCATCTTCGGGACGTCGCCGGTCCACCCGCGGTCACCGCCGGTGAACTCGTACTCCGGGTCCACGCCGAGTTCGTCTGCGACGATGTCGGCGATGTCGGTGACCGACGTGGTCGTCTTCGTTCCGAGATTGACGATGGTGCAATCGTCGGTCGCGTGTTCGACGACGTGTCGCATGGCGTCGACACACTGTTCTACGTGCATGTACGATTTCTCCTGGCGGCCGTTCCCGAGGATTTCGAGTCTCGCTGGGTCGTCGAGGAGTTTCTCGATGAAATCGGGGATGACGTTGCCGCGCTGGTGGGGACCGACGATGTTGGCGAATCTGAAGATCCAGGCGTCGATGTCGTAGGAATGTGCGTACGTCGAGACGAGTCCCTCGTCGGCCAGTTTGGCCGCACCGTAGATGCTGATCGGTTCGAGCGGACCGAAATCCTCCGGGGTGGGCATCGGTGCCTCGCCGTAGACGGTCGACGACGACGTGAACACGACGTTCGAGACGCCGACCTCGTCCATCCGTTCGAGGACGGTGTAGGTCATCTCGGTGTTCTCTTCGAACAGGGTGCGCGGGTCGTCGAAGTTGGTGTCCGTATATGCGGCGAAGTGGAAGACGATGTCCACGTCCTCGGTGATGACGTCGGCGACGTCGGCCGAGACGCTAACGTCGCGTTTCGCGAACTCGACGGTGTCTGGGACCTGCTCGCGTGACCCCTTCGAGAGGTCGTCGACCGCCAGCACGTCGTTCTCGTCGGCGAGCGCCGCAGCGAGATGCGAGCCGACGAGACCTGCCCCACCGGTCACGACGATTCGCTTGCCGGAGAGTTCCATGGGAGAGCATACGGTGGGCCGAGCAAGTGCATTCCGATATCAGACATCGGCGACGACCGATTCACTCCACTCCCATAACCGCTGTTGGAGGGCTTCGTCGTACGTTTTTGGTGCCGACTCCGCTGACTCGGTCCCATCGAAGTACTGCCCCGTGACGTCGGCGACCTCCCCAGAAGTCGCGAGGTACAC is a genomic window of Halanaeroarchaeum sp. HSR-CO containing:
- a CDS encoding NAD-dependent epimerase/dehydratase family protein, whose amino-acid sequence is MELSGKRIVVTGGAGLVGSHLAAALADENDVLAVDDLSKGSREQVPDTVEFAKRDVSVSADVADVITEDVDIVFHFAAYTDTNFDDPRTLFEENTEMTYTVLERMDEVGVSNVVFTSSSTVYGEAPMPTPEDFGPLEPISIYGAAKLADEGLVSTYAHSYDIDAWIFRFANIVGPHQRGNVIPDFIEKLLDDPARLEILGNGRQEKSYMHVEQCVDAMRHVVEHATDDCTIVNLGTKTTTSVTDIADIVADELGVDPEYEFTGGDRGWTGDVPKMRLATEKLSNLGWEPTETSDDAVRRATEQLVAELRAERDRNQ
- a CDS encoding bifunctional nuclease family protein; this translates as MDHEATVRGVAVTDEDERVPAVLLDVRDEILPVFVTGDQAQSIQIALSPETFERPLTHDLFVEMLTEFGAAIDRVRIDELREGTFYGKLDVEQYDDGNRTEMTFDVRPSDAIAIAVRVDAPIFVSDEVVDAAGQEPDSVRFEEE
- a CDS encoding class I SAM-dependent methyltransferase, giving the protein MDEQHTFDADAAESLEEVVRYRYLSRDELVGALNPTGDEDVVDLGSGTGFYTRDVAPYVGTVRAVDLQPEMHEHFRAEGVPDNVEVVSAGIAEMPFGDSTFDAAYSTMTFHEIVSEASLAAVRRVLRPGARFVVVDWSAEGEGERGPPLTARYGPEQAAQRIEDAGFEVKNWSGRPETFLVVAAVPT